The sequence CTTTTCCAACCATTtaactcttataatataattttatcattacgtttttaggaaaaaaaagactATTCATCTTACTATAGATATTAACTCTTTGTTACCTACCTCTAATTTGATTTCCTCGCCAGctcttaactattttatttcaacaggaatcttatatatcatgtatcggtcactatttattctcacacttcataattataacttttttataaggtgttgaTGTGCTTTTTATAGGATGTgagggtatttttcataaagtgtagGGTGAttataaatagtgactgataagaagaattttttttatttcaaactcttAGTATTTCCACcacttaattttgatttttttttttatatataacaattactCTTTCTCaagattataagaatattttagcattttagagTCTTTGTGACAGAAGAAATTCAGACCACTAATCTCCacgtgtgtgtatgtatatatatatatattgcatggtTCGACAACTAgctagtattattatttatatataacttttgaAGCACAAACCTCTTGATCTCTTATAAAGtcatagagaaatgatagataCAAGCCACAAATGCACACGTCTCgcacaattcttttaaaaaaaatataaaaaactcattttttcttgatgagacccatatttttacaaaagatttgtttttcttttaattttttaatttttatataaaatgaattaattgTAAGTGTAATGCTTAAATGTCATAATATAGTCATTCATATTCTTGCCAATATTTCTACACacctttaatttattattactcAATTATCCATCTCTTGTAGTAGTAGTACTTCCTGTTAGTTACGACTTAATTTGTTCATTATTACTTTAATTTGATCATTTGTTaccattttattttgatcattaGTCTCTTGCACTTTCCGTTATTTAATTATCATCTTTCGTACGTCCATAATATACATTGCGGGAATTAATGTGCGCCTTATACTCTTATTTAAGGTGACGCCATGGCCACGAGTGCAATGTTGAGATGTATCCAACATTTAAGCAGCTAAGAAAGCATGCAGATAGGTTGGTAGGAGCAACCAACACCCTAGCGCGCGCGCGCACCGCGCATACTTTATTTGTGATTCTCACAGGAAAAAACGAGGTGGGAAAACCACCAGTCCAAGTCAAATGTTAAAGTCTGCAGTTATATATCTAACCTTAGCTAGATCAGTTATAGTAAACCCCACCAATATTtcattctcttgttctttctgAATATCTGCACTGAATTCTTAGggcttttttttcccttttctctgtGCATGCTTTGATCAATCTTTCTGTGGGGTTCAGTCCGTCGATGAGGAAGCCTTGCTGTGAAAAGGAAGAGACTAACAGAGGGTCATGGTCCCAGGAAGAAGACCAGAAACTCAGTGATTACATCAAACAACACGGCGAAGGTTGTTGGCGTTCAATTCCCAAGGCTGCTGGtattaattctctctctctctggggaATTTTTCGAGCTATGCTCTCCATGCGAATACATGATATTGCATGGCTGCTCTTAGATTccattattcttaatttttcttataattcttGAGACCCTTTTTCTTCGTTCTCTTCTTTTcacatatataattactttttatcaCCAATTGATGAGTGATAATCGTCCAGAACCATTATAGATTTAAACTAAAAAGGCCGGGTTAAAAAAAAGGTGGTTTGGTTTGATATTCTTATGTTGATTAGGGTTGCGTCGTTGTGGTAAGAGTTGCAGACTCAGATGGATAAATTATCTAAGGCCAGGCCTAAAACGCGGCAACtttggagaagatgaagaggatTTGATCATCAGGCTTCATGCTCTCCTTGGGAACCGGTGGGTGGgatatatatttagattatttatttttctgctaaaatatttttattaattcacaaaaacaaaaaaggggaTCGGGGAgggttcaaaattttcattgctCAATGCAGTAATCTTTGCATAAATTTTCTCTGCTATGTAGAGTACGTCCCTGTACATGatattaattaccatttttgGCTTTGGAAAAAGGGTATTTTTAGAGACTTTTTTCCTGATTCTTTAAAATtattcagaaattatatatattcacatgaagatcgatttatatatatatagatggtcACTGATAGCGGGAAGGTTGCCTGGACGGACGGACAACGAGGTAAAGAACTACTGGAACTCTCATCTAAGGAAAAAGCTAATACAGATGGGAATTGATCCTAAAAAACCACATCAGCTGGGAGGCAAAGCAATTTCTTGTGCTGGAAAACCATTATTATCGGCCAAGAATCAAGCGCCTAAGCTACTGACCATCCATCGGAATGACAATCATCAGGTCTTGAAATTTGAGAGCAGTCTTCACATCAAAACCTGTCTGCCAGACTTGAATCTTGATCTTACTCCATGCAGCACAGCTCCAAGTACTACTCTTGTGGAAGAGAGCTAACTTTCATGGCCTCTGATCTTCTATAATCATagttaactcatatatatatatatatatatatatatatatatatatatatgatctgttGGTGCAAAACGGGAGATCGACTAAAAATAACATCCAAACTTATCTCACGTATTTTAGCAGTGGAGgagttatatatttatagcaTGTTAGTGGTGATGAATATATTTGTGTGAAGTAGTATATGGCTAGAGATTGTATTTTTCTAAATGTCTCATCATGCCATACCTGCTTTTATTATATTCTTCGAAACGGGATCGAGTTAATATATGTAATTTGACTGTAGTTAATTAGTActactttaattatatatttctaacAAGCTGCAGATGTACGCGGCTTCAGTGCTCATGTACAGTATTTTTGttgccttatatatatatatataatattaagttatttagAAGTACACAAATGGCTACAATATATTTAGgtacggtttggatagtgagatgagataggtgcggttttagatgaaagttgaaagtggaataaaatattattataatattattttttaatattattattgttttgaaatttaaaaaagttgtaatgatgagatgagatgatatgaaacaCTTTCACAATCCAAACGGAGCAGTGTAATGATATGTAcacctaaaattattttacaattcattttaaatcaaccAATGTAATTCATGTTCcacttcattaaaatataatttcaattttaaattatcacCCTTCATTTCAATTAAGtagagttataaaatagttgtagacTAATCATAGCTaggtttatcattttccatatcttTAACTAAAAAGTacgtacatatacatatatatatatatatatatatgcatgcgcacgcgcacacacataatatgtttgaaagttcggaaaccaacatatataatatgtgattGTAGAATATTGAAGGTTCTATGCGTGGCTGGAACTAGCTAGTTTATATAACTAGTATCTTTAGGGGTTGCAATTGGTAAATTTACATGTGCAGAATAAGTTAAGCTTACGTAACTAGGTGACTTTTCTTTCTAAGTTCTTATAAATAGCTATGACATCATCATGTCAATATGGTATTTCCTTTATGTACGTACCTAGCTTTTGGTAATTTGCTTCTTCAAAATGGTagctatttaattatttcagttATGGTTACTACCAACCTGCGTATATAGCACTTCCTCTTCCCCCACAGTCCACCCCTGCCTGGGCGGAATGGTCCCTTCTCTTCCCATCCCTTGCCCGCTCATACCCACCATGTCctagggaatttgtgatccacatcgatcatgaatcattgaagcatctcaaagTACTGAATGAGTATGACCTTGAGATAaacgagagaggaagagagaagaataagaagaaaggaTATGAAGATAGGAGAAGAAAGATAAGGATAGAAGACAAAAGATATGACTGAAATTAGGGTTATATAACTAGGTGGGTTGGATTTTACTAGGCGAGTGGGGTCTGCATCTGGCCCTGACTCACCCAATTAAATTTCTACTCTTTTTATGCCCGCCTAGCCATGGTAATGGGTGAGTGCCTCGCTAAACtatgtgcatgatatatatgcTAGAACCACATGAAAGGTCTCACAAGAGATGGGAATTGGATTGTGAAGATTTGCATGATGGCTAGTACTACATCTCTTCTTAGATGTTTAATAGATGAAACTAGATAGGACTTAGTACTAATGCTTATAACTAGGGCTTCAACAATTACTTCAACTAGTTTTTGGTGGGTAATATCATGCCTGTTGTGACTGACCCTTTGCTTGGATCGATCGTTCAATACATAAAGTTGTATGCATGCATAAACATGATATattggtttgaaagaaaaaaaaaaaaccatatttaTTAAAAGCTGTAGGTAGCAGAGTACATGCAAGTGAAGCCTTCATTTCTAGTGcatatatagctatataatgacttggtttgtttgtttaatgaaaaattttttagccacaaatatatatcacaaaagtaaacctacaaactgacgtgatttgatgtggtatgtaattagattgtaaaactatttttattataaagtagatttaacgtatGATATGAAAcaatatcagtttgtgagtttatttttgtagggtCTCTTTGTAGCTGTAACACTTCTCTTGTTTAATTAGTCCAAACAATGactattttaaattgaatttttttcttatgtcTTGACAATAAGCTGAAAAATGTGATTTCCTAGGTTAATATAAGACCATCGATCTCATGTTTcaccatatataatattgatgcCTATAATTTGGTGCCTTATTACTCAACATATATCATGTGTGATGTTTCATATTATGAAAATCCGATCATATATGATAGCTAGGtagctatattatatatatatatatatatatatatattaattgtgaaGGCGTTTATAAACAATGATTATATGATGGTTGTGAAGTCTTGCACTGCATAAGTATATGGATGTTACAAGGCCATGAAACTCTGAAATTAAGATTTTTGAATTATTCAAAATagtgtttccattgagattttGACCAATAACTATATTGTACATATAAAGCAGATGTGACTAGCTAGAGCCATATCAAGTGGCCGTATTGGAGCACAGATCCTCCAATATAATGCTACAAAGTTACTAATTGGGTGCAGTCGCAAACTATGTGTAAAGATAGCATGATCTATAACtaggatataatatataaatttatattatatatacctgCCGCAATCGGggtataagaatatatatatatatatatatatatttatatatatatgtgtgtgtgtgtgtgtgtgtgtgtgtgtgtgtgtgatgtgTGAGCTAGCCAATTTCTTGGATCATTACATAAGCATGCATATGACCTTGTAAATAGCTATAATATATAGCATGATGCATTCCTAAAAGTATCTAATAACTCATGCAAGGCAAGTGCTAAGaacctttttttgtttaattaaatacagaaaaaaaaaggattttagaAGTTAGTAGGAATGAAAAAAGCCGAAAACACCCgcttcttaatttaattttaagtgcgttagtttaaatataaaacaagCTGTATTAATTTGGGAACTTTTTTTTGAGGAAattattttacaagaaaattgagacttttttttctaatctttttattgtttggtgTGCATAATCTATTACAAAAgtgtaaatttttaaaataaatttggtATGAATGTGTCAAGTTATACTTCTACAGTAagaattttctatatatatgtatattaaataGGGTCAattgtaaaattagtttttgtgaTTTGCATTGAATAAAGTAAAATCACTCCATCATGcgatttttaatttaattatatatgctgATGACATGCCACatgtaagaaattaaaaccagtaaaattatatataaaaaaaaaaggctatctTAAAAACccttaaaaattaagaaaaaaatgtttaaaataaaaattaaaaaattaaaatcaaagaaaccaaaaaggaaatccgagaaaaagaaaaggaaattagaaAATCAAAACCAAGAAAATCATTTccagaaatgataattttattgcaaaacaaacaaggcaaacatgattaatttattttaattttttgtggaCTTCTATTATAAAGAGAAGTATTTAAATCCGGCCTCCAAACTTGTACTACTTCTTTGCAAAGTGAGCAGGGACAATTAAAGGCCATATGAAGAATTTATATATTGTGGCTCATAATTAGTAAGTAtatacacgtacgtacgtatatagtAATTGTTTGTGACCACAAAAGTTAAGAGATAAGTTAACGTTGTTAAAACTTTGTTGACTTGATCAAAAgctgatataatatatatatatatatatatatatatatatatatatatatatatatatattcagatgATGACGACCAAACATTCAAAGGAATTAAAGTAAACGTTAAAAAGCAAACCAATGTGCAACTTCCGATCGATCATGCATGATTCATCTGGAAGCTGGAGTTAGttgcacatgcatgcatgcagcttcGATCAAGCAGCAGCTTATAACTACGCTTTGGACCATTAATATTATTGCATGTCAAGATCATGTTACAGTATTTTCAACCAAATGCATGCTGCCTGCATGCTGATGATCAGATCGCTACCTAATGTTCAAGTAATTCATGCATGGTTATGATCGTCAGTTGTATTTACTCATGCACTTTGAagtttcaactaataatcttaCTCTCTCGTACGTTACTATTTTCTTCACACTGTTTTGCCTGAATTTTCTGACTTCTAGCATTAACGTCTGATGCTCTTCTGAGcaggctagctagctatttttgttgaggtgtcttggtatttatttttgtttaggtgTAGTACTGTTTGTACTTCTCTTGTAATATTGATGGAAAATTAAGTATGATGACTTGTCTTGTGACGCAAGGCGGCGGCCAGTTGTACAACAGAAATAGGGATTGAGATTGAGAGAAAGATGCAAACAGagagaaaactctaaaataaaCTTGAAGATTAGGGTTCTACTGATAAGAGTCAAAAAATCTTATTCTGAAGCTTATAAGTTGGGCTTAAATAGCTAAAAGGTCTAGGCCGTGATTGTCTGAATaaggaataaaataaatatttcgcCAACATCTGacttcatatatgaaataaaaatcatcTCTCACAACATAAAGTAACATATtaccataaaataacaaaaataactgGAGTCGACGATTCGGATCGGAGAAAATGGTTGATTGCAAGGTCGAGAAAGAGATCACTAGGCATAGCTTGGTGACCAGTACATGCATGCTGAAAACAACTTTTCTGAATTGTGATCACATGCACGATTTCAATATCTATAGCCAAAGTAGCTAAAATACTGACATGTATGCAATATTGTCCCAAATCcaagatttttatctttttctgcCATATTTACACCGATCTGCCTTTTCGAGGTAGTCTAGTATCGTCAATGTTGAAAATATCAGATCAGTGACATCGTACCCGAATCCTCGTGCATCATCTTGCTGCATACCACAACCAGCTTGCTAGCTAATTGTTTTTTGGTACGTAATTCCACTGCAATTCTTATGATATTGTATGGTGGTGGTTTTAATAGAGATTAGCTTAATAGTTGTAGCTCTCATGTGTGTCTCTTGAAAGGGAGAATCGTAGAGTTTTAGATAGATTCTAACTAAAACTCTAACTAAAACAAAGACACGAATGGTATATTGTTGAAAAATaagatcactacaagaaaactgtaaTTTGTGCCCAGTTAATTCTagcaaaatgattatttacaattaaaatgagtctattttaatcacaaataatctTTTTGTCGCAATTAAATGGCTACaaaagtccatttttcttgtaatggatgttttattcatttttcactCCCATTGATCATTGATCCTAGAGACAACGATCGATTCACAACAACCCATGCATGTTAAGATACAATCTCATGTAGATAAAGGAGCTAAAACAAACATAACCCAGATTaatggctcgtttggatagtgacataagattagataattttagatgaattgaataaaatattattttttaatatgattattgttttgaaatttaaaaaaattgaattgtttattatattttatataaaaatttgaaaaatttgtaatgatgagatgagatcgtttTTCTATCCAAACAACATATCGAATATTGATttatataagtttcaaatatataagtatcgtgcaatcaatctaaaaaaaaaagtgaatcaaAATTGTTTTTTCTAGTGGGACTTActtttttacaacaaaaaaaaaaaaaaaaaaaaaaaaaaaaaaaaaaaaaaaaccttatacGAGACATGCATACTTTAATCTTATATCTCACCTTACTAATAATGCTTTTAATATCAGTCAGTACTGGTGTTgacaattttatcttatttctggGTATGTTATGTCAGatcacataattatttattgtgttgCAACCTCATCATCTATTCGGCTTTACAAATCTGGGCAAGGCAGCACAAAAAtccattatataaatatatatatatatatatatattaatattacttgaACTAGTTCATGAAATGATATAGTAATAATTTTCTGCCGGTTTTTCTATTCTTTCAGTTCCAGGCCGCTTTCAGTTGGGTGATAAAGTAGATTATATAGTTGTGAAAACCAATGAAGAAAGCTGGAAGCCTGGATTTACGAATTCTGCGATgctttattagttttttctttttcctctttatgTGTGTCGTTTGAATTTTCTATACCTTTCGAAACTCGATGATTGATTTAAAAAGGGGAGTTCTTCAGTAGGAACTTTCTCCTGTAATTCAGttcgtactttttttttttttttttttttttttttaaataattatggaaCCGGACATGTCCCAAGGTTTCTGATTGTGGTTCTTGTTCCACGTGTGCTTGTATGGATAAGACTGTGCAGGTGGGAAGAGTACTTTCCTTGTTTGAATCTAACGGTCAATCAGGAATTAAACACGGGACCAAGCCTATCCAATAGAATCAAGAAAAAATGTACGCAACTTCTCCCTATTCCCACAATTTCaatacatcacatttttttttaatttttattatttttttatcaaatatttaataaataaataataaatagaagaattgaattaatttaaaagaataaactcaaaaaaaaaaaatatatatatatatatattaaaagattcTTCTACCAAACATGACTTTGCATGGAGGAATAACATGTGAAACCAGCATACACTGTAAAATCTTtacaaaatagagaaataatatttacaattatataaatttaaaagtatttttaaaagagatggttgaatatgaaatttatatgaaaaatttatttttttaatgatagatttcGAATTTACATatcttaaaactatatataacattattaaaaaacatagatagatagaaagaaaagagataccacatatgtatgtatatatagaaacTGATCTTTTTATGACTTTAGGAttgatttggattcagagatgagatgaaatgattttagataaaaaataaaaattaaaaaaaatattgtcagaataatattattattattttgagatttgaaaaagttgaattgtttattatattttgtatgaaaatttaagaaaattataatgatgagatgagaagagataaaatacttttagaaTACAAACGTGGCTGTAATATGCTTGAACGGCCAAAACAGCTTGCCGGCGTTGTAAACCTTAGCATAAACACATTTGCTAGCTTGACCTAGAGGCCGTATAAATTTTCAGgtagtaaaataaatatataatatttctgaGAATTTTAAAGCCACTGTGATTTGAACTAGATATTGGTAAGAGAGATATTACTGTACGTTTTCGTGTGACTGACTGAACCTAAAAGCAAATGGATGGTGCAGGGGCACGGTTATACCAACCACAAGAGAAAGATGATACATGTGGTTTGCATACGTGCGTGTATAGAAAGTGCTACCTGAAAGTCAAACTCTAGCTAGAAACCACTCTTTTTATATGGCCCTATGTGATCCTTAATTTGCTCATTCAAGGTCTTCGTTGCTTTGAAAACActctatcttctctctctctcgtacgTTGATTTGTCAACTCCTCGCCTCTTGCTCCAATCTCCATCTTCTCTGTGATTAATTGTTTGATAGGGTTACAATGAGGAAACCCTGTTGTGAGAAGGAAGGGAAAAACAAAGGCGCATGGTCCAAGCAAGAAGACCAGAAGCTCATTGAATACATCCGCAAACATGGAGAAGGTTGCTGGCGCTCGATTCCTGAGGCTGCAggtatttattttgtgtggagacaAGAGacaaatatttcttcttcttcttcttcttcttcttactcCTCTGCCCTTGTTGAGGACTTCAGATTAAGTATATATTAATGGTGTCTTGTGGTGTTCTTTTATCTCTGATATCAGGCTTGCTTCGTTGCGGTAAAAGTTGTCGATTAAGATGGGTAAATTATCTAAGGCCAGACCTTAAACGAGGCAACtttggagaagatgaagaggacCTTATCATCAAGCTCCATGCACTCCTTGGAAACAGGTTCAGACATCTCATCTCAGCGTAGATTGTAATTAGCCTTTGGATAAGcaataaaattcttgaaaaatgaatgaaaagcatATATATCTATTTCGTTATGATTAATACATtatggacatatatatatacattgatgtttattaattaatgtataaaattgGGTTTAATTTAGGTGGTCGTTGATAGCTGGAAGATTGCCGGGCCGTACAGACAATGAAGTGAAGAATCACTGGAACACTCATCTTAAACGAAGACTGGCTCAGATGGGCATTGATCCCGACAACCATCGCTTGGGTCGACGTACTCGTCTCACCCGCCCTAGCAAGTTGTTATTCGTGTCGAATAACCATACATACAACAAAGAAGTGAATTCTCAAGCAGAGGAATTTCCAGTACTCTTGAATTCTGCTACTGACCCAGAGATCATCAGCAACACCAACATTAGTATGATTAGCAGCGTACCCGACCTGAATCTTGATCTTACTATTGGCCTTCCATTTATGGAGTCGATCAATCAAGTTTGTACATCATGATGAACATTGTCCCCCTTTAATTTTAACATAGAGAAGTAATGTACGTAGCGGACGACCGTTCATTTTTACATGTGACACATTGCTGATCAGGACAGAAACCACTGAAAGTTTTTGTTTATCTCAATGTGAAAGAGTAATAATTTCTTTCTGCAAACAGAAACCAGTTGGGTTCAAAAATCCTAAATCAAGTCATGAACAAAccagtaagatagtttgtaaatagtagtgagattgtttgagttgagtattttttagattttagaaaatgagaaagaaaaaattgaataaaagatattataaaattaaaatattataagaatatagttttataatattatttttgtatgggatttaaaaaagttagaattttttttttatttgaaaatttgaaaaagtgagaatgattagtttgaaaaaattgtaatgattagtttgaaaattttgtatttgaattatgtttgagaataaaCTGATGGAATGCGattagatgagaattttatgtctcatctcaTACCTCAAATCTGccctaaaactatatatattatgatattatcCATCTATACGGCATTAAAATGTAATCTACAATATCCAACAGTCACATGAGAAAACTATTAACAGCTATAATACAAGACACTAAAATGTAAACTGAATTAACCACCATCTCAAAGTAAAGCACccgaaaaaaataataacaactacAATCTGTCTAAACTTTCAGAAACTGGTTAAATCCAATTTTAATTCGCCTAATCtaggcaaaaagaaaaagacaagaaaaaagtTGCTAGCGGACCAGCAACTGAGTTACCTTCCCAACGAACATATGTACTGCAATGAGAGATAAATATTGACGGAAAGCAATTATATCATCCCAAATCTCTAAAAACTTCCAAGATGGAGAGGAGACTTGATCGAACCAAAGTACCAACTCTACAGATCAGTCAAATTCAAGTATAACGTCATTAAAACCAAGCTGTAAACAAGAGAAACGCTTTGCAACGGTCCGTCCATTACTAAGGCTTTTACAGCCTCTAATAAAAGCTCGTCACGTCAACAATTTTACACTAAAATCATAAGAGTCATTACActggataaaatttaaattctatagTATGTCTTTGTTCCTCACCTAGTATCTGTAAAATTTGGAACcctttgcaaattccagatgccGCACGACACGAATCTCGCTGCGCCAAGTTCCTTCGCTAACCAAGGTCAGTTGCCGCAGGAGAACACAACAGTCGTTTAGCCAC comes from Juglans microcarpa x Juglans regia isolate MS1-56 chromosome 8S, Jm3101_v1.0, whole genome shotgun sequence and encodes:
- the LOC121244476 gene encoding transcription repressor MYB6-like, coding for MRKPCCEKEETNRGSWSQEEDQKLSDYIKQHGEGCWRSIPKAAGLRRCGKSCRLRWINYLRPGLKRGNFGEDEEDLIIRLHALLGNRWSLIAGRLPGRTDNEVKNYWNSHLRKKLIQMGIDPKKPHQLGGKGLHIKTCLPDLNLDLTPCSTAPSTTLVEES
- the LOC121244475 gene encoding MYB-like transcription factor 4 produces the protein MRKPCCEKEGKNKGAWSKQEDQKLIEYIRKHGEGCWRSIPEAAGLLRCGKSCRLRWVNYLRPDLKRGNFGEDEEDLIIKLHALLGNRWSLIAGRLPGRTDNEVKNHWNTHLKRRLAQMGIDPDNHRLGRRTRLTRPSKLLFVSNNHTYNKEVNSQAEEFPVLLNSATDPEIISNTNISMISSVPDLNLDLTIGLPFMESINQVCTS